A genomic region of Ictidomys tridecemlineatus isolate mIctTri1 chromosome 10, mIctTri1.hap1, whole genome shotgun sequence contains the following coding sequences:
- the Pop7 gene encoding ribonuclease P protein subunit p20 isoform X1: protein MAVVKGKRVHSMAENREPRGAVDAELDPVEYTLRKRLPHRLPRRPNDIYVNMKTDFKAQLARCQKLLDGGTRGQNACTEIYIHGLGLAINRAINIALQLQAGSFGSLQVAANTSTVELVDELEPETDTREPLTRIRNNSAIHIRVFRVTPK, encoded by the exons ATGGCAGTGGTTAAGGGAAAAAG GGTGCACAGCATGGCTGAAAACCGAGAGCCCCGCGGGGCAGTCGACGCTGAGCTGGACCCGGTGGAGTACACCCTTCGGAAAAGGCTTCCCCACCGCCTGCCCCGGAGGCCCAATGACATTTATGTCAACATGAAGACTGACTTTAAGGCCCAGCTGGCCCGCTGCCAGAAGCTTCTGGACGGAGGGACACGGGGTCAGAATGCATGCACTGAGATCTACATTCACGGCTTGGGACTGGCCATCAACCGTGCCATCAACATTGCCCTGCAGCTGCAGGCAGGCAGCTTCGGGTCCTTGCAGGTGGCTGCCAATACTTCCACTGTGGAGCTTGTGGATGAACTGGAACCAGAAACTGACACCAGAGAGCCACTGACCCGAATCCGCAACAACTCGGCCATCCACATCCGAGTCTTCAGGGTCACGCCCAAGTAA
- the Pop7 gene encoding ribonuclease P protein subunit p20 isoform X2, whose amino-acid sequence MAENREPRGAVDAELDPVEYTLRKRLPHRLPRRPNDIYVNMKTDFKAQLARCQKLLDGGTRGQNACTEIYIHGLGLAINRAINIALQLQAGSFGSLQVAANTSTVELVDELEPETDTREPLTRIRNNSAIHIRVFRVTPK is encoded by the coding sequence ATGGCTGAAAACCGAGAGCCCCGCGGGGCAGTCGACGCTGAGCTGGACCCGGTGGAGTACACCCTTCGGAAAAGGCTTCCCCACCGCCTGCCCCGGAGGCCCAATGACATTTATGTCAACATGAAGACTGACTTTAAGGCCCAGCTGGCCCGCTGCCAGAAGCTTCTGGACGGAGGGACACGGGGTCAGAATGCATGCACTGAGATCTACATTCACGGCTTGGGACTGGCCATCAACCGTGCCATCAACATTGCCCTGCAGCTGCAGGCAGGCAGCTTCGGGTCCTTGCAGGTGGCTGCCAATACTTCCACTGTGGAGCTTGTGGATGAACTGGAACCAGAAACTGACACCAGAGAGCCACTGACCCGAATCCGCAACAACTCGGCCATCCACATCCGAGTCTTCAGGGTCACGCCCAAGTAA